In a single window of the Flavobacterium sp. W4I14 genome:
- a CDS encoding acyl transferase domain-containing protein/NAD(P)H-dependent flavin oxidoreductase YrpB (nitropropane dioxygenase family) (product_source=COG3321/COG2070; cath_funfam=1.10.1200.10,3.20.20.70,3.40.366.10,3.40.47.10,3.40.50.720; cog=COG2070,COG3321; pfam=PF00109,PF00550,PF00698,PF02801,PF03060,PF08659,PF16197; smart=SM00825,SM00827; superfamily=47336,51412,51735,52151,53901) produces the protein MLLRITAGIKNHYVSLLVIHQTEEVEKSKAMNKYAIIGVTPFEIPDSRLVSNLQKADCFPVLSLGHSIAGAENALHSLIAEGISDFGVSINSVELADIDLPIQISLIIVPFDFVLKRKTSAKIIYQVFDLESALAAKANGANGIIVKGNEGAGRVAYESSFVLFQRVIKEITTIPVWVQGGVGIHTAASLMAQGATGIILDSQLALFPECSAPEDLKTVCGKLSGTETKLIDKARVLARPNSPALAEDTDYNGLQKHFRGYDLETNYLPMGQDIALSIDLVTKYKKLDKLVFGIKEAIYGHLKQAKAINVIKADNPLAKDLNITYPIAQGPMTRVSDVAPFADAVSEAGALSFIALSLLKGASAKNLIEETKKLAGEKTWGVGILGFAPQELRDEQQEYILNAKPPVLLIAGGRPSQAKPFEKAGIKTFLHVPSASLLDMFLKEGAKRFVFEGRECGGHVGPLSSMVLWEKQIERLLKEENPESISVFFAGGIHDSFSTAFISVMAAPLAAKGMKIGVLMGTAYLYTKEAVSKGAILDKFQQEAMQANETVLLETAPGHETRCLNSSFATFFNEEKKKLQAGGMDKKEIWAKLETLNVGRLRIAAKGIERRGDELVKIEEAEQTDLGMYMIGQIAPMHKEVMSLLDLHQDVADNNYTHILNATLSSPPENKVKALDVAIVGMACIFPGAKNLEEYWRNIILGKDSVTEVPDERWNKELYYNPDSTAGDMSHSKWGGFIPRIDFDPLEFGIPPQSLAAIEPTQLLTLMVAKQAMQHAGYADGGVDNENVSVIIGAEGGNDLANSYSFRGFYKQVFGEMPAEVDAVLPKTTEDSFPGILANVISGRITNRLNLGGRNYTVDAACASSLAAIDLACQELFLEKSDMVLAGGADLHNGINDYLMFSSTHALSKKGRCATFDAEADGIALGEGIAMIVLKRYDDALRDGDTIYSIIKGVGGSSDGKSLGLTAPRKNGQVNALERAYSQAGITPSLVGLVEAHGTGTVVGDKTEISALTDMLNQSGATAGQTHLGSVKTQIGHTKCAAGIAGLIKASLSVYHGIKPPTINLKTPNSFYNAQTSPFAFHTEAGLWMEEKRYAGVSAFGFGGTNFHAVLESAQNTENKNSILKSWPSELFVFRGDTYEEAKKRVISVKNLLELNDQIELKDIAYSLATADTKPVQLSIVANHAEDLVMKIDLVLSGVESKDTYLTQKQDGKVAFMFPGQGSQRVNMARDLFVVFPEMRKLLKAYPEYEKILFPNTVFNDADTKAQKERIKDTRMAQPLLGIVDLAIANFLKSLGIMPDMVAGHSYGELPALCFAGAFEEEALVHLSAERAKSILNAVENGDPGTMLAVSAKQEDLAQYLGDIEAVYPVNFNAPTQCVIAGSTAAIGQLAAVLKQAKISFRPLEVACAFHSPLVAKSKQLYQQVLSGVNFNDLKIPVWSNTTAKEYPTEAAAVKERLTDHLIKPVLFVDELRDMYAAGARVFVEVGPGKVLSGLTKACIGKDEVILHTEDQGQNKLSNLLGTLAGYMATGREIKLEKLFEGRSVKSIKLDEPSIYKKSPAIWYVNGQHAVPSTGKLPANGASPITKPIILMNNTSTPTENQQVNGSAKDLMMQEYLHSMKMLIQAQRDVMLSFLGQAPTMPSQIINQPLTSYQAPQPVRIENQITVKQEVPQAQTIEVITPFVAQKDLKLVLLQIVSDKTGYPQEMLGMEMDLEADLSIDSIKRVEIIGALRTELGGFSQLNLPEDKIMEQLAGLKTLSSLVNWITENTEQPKAVSAPAPMAVTTIQAEPAKFSLDQLKSAILDVVSEKTGYPKEMLGMDLDLEADLSIDSIKRMEIIASLKEKIGFGSQGDQADDLMEKLAAIKTLNALVNWIADVEAESSEVLTEAKKLIEESIDDQTVKEKLSRLRFELTPAALTITEAAILKGQRFALTDDGGGQAIKIKKVLEKHGAIADLVSFEDSLDGYQGLIILNMFEAQQKVGILDHFATIKKLNFDTVKWVYLIADTKQYFNDQSDISFLRNYQGYSGFFKSLDREYEHTKCRFISLETKMSPDEITNITLNEILNPDKPSEIIYNDHKRHIMELVPHQLSTETDAHIHLDKDAVVMVLGGAQGITAELMIHFAKDYPCRYILVGRSANPIASANEASSSLKTKDEIRQYVIKQGEIKKPAEIEQETNRIYKNNQILRCIATLEEGGSTVVYESLDLKDEEALTRLINQVYKDYGRIDGVVHGAGLLEDKLFQSKTSESFGRVFDTKVTPLRVLAEQLRPETQFVILFSSIASVYGNRGQTDYAAANSVMDKYAWALKQKIQGKVMAINWGPWKGAGMVSPTLEKEYQRRGIALIPLQDGMETFLNELKYGKESQVLIMAGNTWT, from the coding sequence GTGTTATTGCGTATTACGGCAGGCATAAAGAACCATTATGTTTCGCTTTTAGTCATCCATCAAACAGAAGAAGTAGAAAAATCTAAAGCCATGAACAAATACGCCATTATTGGAGTAACTCCCTTCGAAATCCCTGATAGTAGATTGGTTTCTAATCTACAAAAAGCCGATTGCTTTCCGGTTCTCAGTCTTGGACATAGCATAGCTGGTGCTGAAAACGCCCTTCATTCACTTATAGCGGAGGGTATCTCCGATTTCGGTGTTAGTATCAACTCAGTAGAATTGGCTGACATTGATCTTCCTATCCAAATAAGTTTAATTATTGTGCCGTTTGATTTCGTGCTAAAGCGTAAAACATCAGCAAAAATTATCTATCAGGTTTTTGATCTTGAGTCGGCACTGGCTGCAAAAGCTAATGGTGCAAATGGAATTATAGTAAAAGGAAATGAAGGCGCTGGCCGTGTAGCATACGAATCTTCTTTTGTTCTTTTTCAACGGGTTATTAAAGAAATCACCACTATTCCGGTTTGGGTTCAGGGTGGTGTGGGTATCCATACAGCGGCCTCTTTAATGGCTCAGGGTGCAACAGGAATCATTTTAGATAGCCAACTCGCCTTATTTCCAGAATGTTCTGCTCCTGAAGATTTAAAAACTGTTTGTGGTAAATTAAGTGGAACAGAAACCAAACTGATCGATAAAGCTCGCGTATTGGCCCGTCCAAATTCGCCGGCATTAGCAGAAGATACAGATTATAACGGTCTTCAAAAACATTTTAGAGGTTACGATCTGGAAACAAATTATCTCCCTATGGGTCAGGATATTGCCTTATCGATAGACCTGGTTACCAAATATAAAAAACTTGATAAGTTAGTTTTTGGCATAAAGGAAGCCATTTACGGCCATTTAAAACAGGCCAAAGCCATCAATGTAATAAAAGCGGATAACCCGCTTGCTAAAGATTTAAACATCACCTATCCTATTGCGCAGGGCCCAATGACCAGGGTAAGCGATGTAGCACCATTTGCAGATGCGGTTTCGGAAGCCGGTGCCTTATCGTTTATAGCGTTATCCTTGCTAAAAGGTGCATCGGCAAAAAACCTGATCGAAGAAACTAAAAAACTGGCTGGCGAAAAAACCTGGGGCGTAGGTATTTTAGGTTTTGCACCACAAGAGCTTAGAGATGAACAACAGGAATATATATTAAATGCGAAACCTCCTGTTTTACTAATTGCAGGAGGAAGGCCATCGCAGGCTAAGCCCTTCGAAAAAGCAGGGATCAAAACTTTTCTCCATGTACCCTCTGCTTCTCTTTTAGATATGTTTTTAAAAGAAGGTGCTAAACGTTTCGTATTCGAAGGCCGCGAATGTGGTGGTCACGTTGGCCCCCTATCCAGCATGGTATTGTGGGAAAAACAGATCGAACGTTTATTAAAAGAAGAAAATCCGGAAAGCATCAGTGTTTTCTTTGCAGGCGGCATCCACGATTCTTTTTCTACTGCATTCATTTCAGTAATGGCTGCTCCTTTGGCAGCCAAAGGAATGAAAATCGGTGTATTAATGGGCACTGCTTATTTATATACCAAAGAAGCCGTAAGCAAAGGCGCCATTTTAGATAAATTCCAACAGGAAGCCATGCAGGCAAACGAAACCGTGCTGCTTGAAACCGCCCCAGGACATGAAACCAGGTGTTTAAATTCTTCATTTGCCACTTTCTTTAACGAAGAAAAAAAGAAACTTCAGGCAGGGGGGATGGATAAAAAAGAAATCTGGGCCAAACTTGAAACGCTAAATGTTGGCCGTTTACGTATTGCCGCAAAAGGTATAGAAAGACGTGGCGATGAACTGGTAAAAATCGAAGAAGCTGAACAAACCGACCTGGGCATGTATATGATCGGTCAGATTGCACCTATGCATAAAGAGGTGATGTCATTGCTCGATCTTCATCAGGATGTAGCCGACAATAACTATACACATATTTTAAACGCCACACTTTCATCTCCTCCGGAAAATAAAGTCAAAGCACTGGATGTTGCCATTGTGGGTATGGCCTGTATCTTCCCTGGGGCCAAAAACCTCGAAGAATACTGGCGCAATATCATTCTAGGCAAAGATTCGGTAACCGAAGTACCGGATGAACGATGGAATAAGGAGCTGTATTATAATCCCGATTCTACCGCAGGAGATATGTCGCACTCTAAATGGGGCGGTTTTATCCCGAGGATAGATTTTGACCCCTTAGAATTTGGTATTCCACCACAATCGCTTGCGGCTATAGAGCCTACACAGCTGCTTACTTTAATGGTGGCCAAACAGGCGATGCAACACGCTGGTTATGCTGATGGTGGTGTAGATAATGAAAATGTTTCGGTAATTATTGGTGCCGAAGGTGGAAACGACCTGGCCAACAGCTATAGCTTCAGAGGTTTTTACAAACAGGTTTTTGGCGAAATGCCAGCCGAAGTAGATGCCGTATTACCAAAAACAACAGAAGATTCTTTCCCTGGTATTTTGGCGAATGTAATTTCTGGCAGGATCACCAACAGGTTAAACCTGGGCGGTCGGAATTATACGGTTGATGCGGCCTGCGCTTCATCTTTGGCAGCAATAGATCTGGCTTGTCAGGAGTTATTTTTAGAGAAATCGGATATGGTTTTGGCCGGTGGGGCAGATCTGCACAACGGCATTAACGATTACCTGATGTTCTCGAGCACACATGCCCTTTCTAAAAAAGGAAGGTGTGCCACTTTTGATGCCGAGGCAGATGGAATTGCTCTTGGCGAAGGGATTGCCATGATCGTATTAAAAAGATATGATGATGCTTTACGCGATGGTGATACGATTTATTCTATTATTAAAGGTGTAGGCGGATCGAGCGATGGAAAAAGTTTGGGTTTAACTGCACCACGTAAAAACGGACAGGTAAATGCCTTAGAAAGGGCTTATAGCCAGGCTGGAATTACGCCATCACTGGTTGGCCTGGTAGAAGCACATGGTACGGGCACAGTGGTTGGTGATAAAACTGAAATCAGCGCGCTTACCGACATGCTTAATCAATCGGGCGCAACCGCCGGACAAACACATTTAGGCTCTGTAAAAACACAGATTGGCCATACCAAATGTGCTGCCGGAATTGCAGGTTTGATTAAAGCATCGCTATCGGTTTACCACGGCATTAAACCACCTACCATCAATTTAAAAACACCAAATAGTTTCTATAACGCCCAAACCAGTCCATTTGCTTTCCATACCGAAGCTGGTTTATGGATGGAAGAAAAAAGATATGCTGGCGTGAGTGCCTTTGGTTTTGGCGGAACAAATTTCCATGCCGTATTGGAAAGTGCTCAAAATACCGAAAATAAAAATTCGATTTTAAAATCGTGGCCATCAGAACTGTTTGTTTTTAGGGGCGATACTTACGAGGAAGCCAAAAAACGGGTGATTTCGGTAAAAAATCTCCTGGAACTGAACGATCAGATCGAACTAAAAGATATTGCCTATAGTTTAGCAACCGCTGATACCAAACCTGTTCAATTGAGCATCGTCGCCAACCACGCAGAAGATCTGGTAATGAAAATCGACCTTGTTTTATCTGGCGTAGAAAGCAAAGACACTTACCTTACTCAAAAACAGGATGGCAAGGTTGCTTTTATGTTTCCAGGGCAAGGCAGCCAAAGGGTAAACATGGCAAGAGATCTTTTTGTGGTTTTCCCTGAGATGAGAAAGTTGCTGAAAGCTTATCCTGAATACGAAAAAATCCTATTCCCTAATACTGTATTTAATGATGCGGATACGAAAGCACAAAAAGAACGCATAAAAGATACCCGCATGGCGCAACCCCTACTGGGTATTGTTGATCTTGCAATCGCTAACTTCTTAAAATCATTGGGCATTATGCCTGATATGGTTGCGGGTCATAGTTATGGCGAATTGCCTGCGCTTTGTTTTGCTGGTGCTTTTGAAGAAGAGGCCCTGGTTCACCTAAGTGCAGAACGGGCAAAATCTATTTTAAATGCAGTAGAAAACGGCGATCCGGGCACGATGCTTGCCGTGAGTGCAAAACAGGAAGATCTTGCTCAATATCTTGGCGATATTGAAGCTGTTTATCCGGTAAACTTTAATGCACCAACGCAATGTGTTATTGCAGGCAGTACAGCAGCTATCGGCCAGTTGGCTGCAGTGTTAAAACAAGCCAAAATATCTTTCCGCCCGCTAGAGGTGGCCTGTGCTTTCCACAGTCCATTGGTGGCCAAATCGAAACAGCTTTATCAACAAGTGCTTTCTGGCGTAAACTTTAATGATCTAAAAATTCCGGTATGGTCTAACACCACGGCAAAAGAATATCCAACTGAAGCTGCCGCTGTAAAAGAACGTTTGACCGACCATTTGATAAAACCTGTCCTTTTTGTTGATGAGCTTAGGGATATGTATGCAGCCGGCGCCAGGGTTTTCGTAGAAGTTGGCCCTGGCAAGGTGCTAAGTGGTTTAACCAAAGCTTGTATCGGTAAGGACGAAGTGATTTTACACACCGAAGATCAAGGTCAGAATAAACTCAGCAATCTGTTGGGCACACTGGCTGGTTATATGGCTACCGGTCGCGAAATCAAACTCGAAAAATTATTCGAAGGCCGTTCTGTTAAAAGCATCAAATTGGATGAACCTTCAATTTATAAAAAAAGTCCCGCTATCTGGTATGTGAACGGTCAACACGCTGTTCCATCAACGGGTAAACTTCCGGCAAATGGCGCATCCCCTATTACTAAACCGATTATCCTTATGAATAACACCTCTACACCAACTGAAAATCAACAGGTTAATGGCTCAGCCAAAGACTTAATGATGCAGGAGTACCTGCACAGCATGAAAATGCTGATTCAGGCACAACGCGATGTGATGCTTTCCTTTTTAGGGCAGGCTCCCACAATGCCTTCGCAAATCATTAATCAACCTTTAACATCATACCAGGCACCTCAACCTGTCCGTATCGAAAATCAGATCACCGTAAAACAGGAAGTGCCACAAGCACAAACCATCGAAGTAATAACACCTTTTGTTGCACAAAAAGATTTAAAACTGGTGCTTTTACAGATAGTAAGCGATAAAACCGGCTATCCACAAGAAATGTTGGGTATGGAAATGGATCTGGAAGCCGATTTAAGTATCGATTCGATCAAACGTGTAGAAATTATTGGTGCTTTACGTACCGAATTGGGTGGTTTCTCTCAATTAAACCTTCCGGAAGATAAAATTATGGAACAGCTTGCCGGACTTAAAACCTTAAGTAGCCTGGTAAACTGGATTACAGAAAACACCGAACAGCCAAAAGCGGTTAGTGCACCTGCTCCGATGGCTGTAACAACAATCCAGGCTGAACCTGCAAAGTTTTCATTAGATCAGTTAAAATCGGCCATTCTTGATGTGGTGAGTGAAAAAACAGGCTATCCAAAAGAAATGCTGGGCATGGATTTAGATCTTGAAGCTGATTTAAGCATCGATTCGATCAAAAGGATGGAGATTATTGCTTCACTTAAAGAAAAAATCGGTTTTGGTTCACAAGGCGATCAGGCTGATGACTTAATGGAGAAACTGGCCGCAATCAAAACCTTAAACGCTCTGGTTAACTGGATTGCCGACGTTGAAGCAGAAAGCTCGGAGGTGCTTACAGAAGCAAAAAAGCTTATTGAGGAGAGCATCGATGATCAAACGGTTAAAGAAAAATTATCCCGTTTAAGATTTGAGCTAACTCCTGCTGCATTGACTATTACCGAAGCAGCCATTTTAAAAGGTCAGCGTTTTGCCCTAACCGATGATGGTGGAGGTCAGGCGATCAAAATCAAGAAAGTGCTCGAAAAACATGGTGCTATTGCTGATCTGGTGAGCTTTGAAGACTCACTGGACGGCTATCAGGGACTCATCATTTTGAATATGTTCGAAGCACAGCAAAAAGTGGGTATCCTCGATCATTTCGCAACTATTAAAAAACTAAATTTTGATACCGTAAAATGGGTGTATCTGATTGCGGATACCAAACAATATTTTAATGATCAATCTGATATTTCTTTCTTACGAAATTATCAAGGTTACTCGGGCTTCTTTAAAAGTTTAGATCGCGAATACGAGCATACCAAATGCCGTTTCATCAGTCTCGAAACCAAAATGTCTCCTGATGAAATCACCAATATTACCTTGAACGAAATCCTGAATCCGGATAAACCTTCGGAAATTATCTACAACGACCATAAAAGACATATTATGGAACTTGTACCGCATCAGTTGAGTACCGAAACCGATGCGCATATCCATTTAGATAAAGATGCCGTAGTAATGGTTTTAGGTGGCGCTCAAGGTATAACCGCCGAACTGATGATCCATTTCGCAAAAGATTACCCTTGCAGGTACATTTTGGTGGGCCGTTCGGCAAATCCAATAGCTTCGGCAAATGAAGCCAGTTCTTCGTTAAAAACCAAAGATGAGATCAGGCAGTACGTAATTAAACAGGGTGAGATTAAAAAACCTGCCGAAATAGAACAGGAAACGAATCGGATTTACAAAAACAACCAGATTTTACGCTGCATTGCAACTTTAGAAGAAGGTGGATCGACTGTAGTTTACGAATCGTTAGACCTTAAAGATGAAGAAGCATTAACCCGTTTGATCAATCAGGTTTACAAAGATTATGGTCGCATAGATGGCGTGGTACATGGTGCAGGTTTATTGGAAGACAAACTGTTCCAAAGCAAAACTTCTGAATCTTTTGGACGTGTTTTCGACACTAAAGTAACCCCATTAAGGGTATTGGCTGAGCAATTAAGGCCAGAAACCCAATTTGTGATTCTTTTCTCGAGTATCGCTTCGGTTTACGGAAACCGCGGGCAAACCGATTATGCCGCAGCAAACAGTGTAATGGATAAATATGCCTGGGCCCTAAAACAGAAAATTCAAGGCAAGGTAATGGCCATTAACTGGGGCCCTTGGAAAGGTGCGGGTATGGTTTCGCCAACACTAGAAAAAGAATACCAGCGCAGGGGAATTGCATTGATCCCTTTACAGGATGGAATGGAAACTTTCTTAAACGAACTTAAATATGGTAAAGAAAGCCAGGTATTGATCATGGCCGGAAACACCTGGACATAG
- a CDS encoding lysophospholipase L1-like esterase (product_source=COG2755; cath_funfam=2.60.120.430,3.40.50.1110; cog=COG2755; pfam=PF13472; smart=SM00089; superfamily=49785,52266) has protein sequence MSGRRLFDQILEESDHDGFNHQADRTPNPKYMSIQNFIKPFIFLGLIVNLSQAQERTNYKFDFGTGKVAKGYTPVLSTDVYNREKGYGFDFDSKVVGVDYGGKNHLTSDLVKSDKPFYFSVAVPEGNYKITVTLGDPKGPALSTIKAESRRLMLENVKTTSGQSLIKTFIVNVKDKHIAGGQLVSLKPRELTKLDWDDKLTLEFDHQTALQALEITKVEDQVTIFLAGNSTVVNQDDEPWASWGQMIPRFFKPGVAIANHAESGLTLGSFLGSKRLAKVLSVMKPGDYLFIEFGHNDQKDKGPNDGAYKSYTERLKTFISEVKKKGGIPVVVTSTSRRSFGPDGKIVNSLGDFPDAARKVAAEEKVALIDLNAMTSTLFNALGEEPSKKAFVHYPANSYPGQDKALADNTHFNPYGAYEIAQCIILGIKEQQLSIAKYLVDDLPKFDPAKPDNPADWHWPESPKSSVVKPDGN, from the coding sequence ATGTCAGGTAGACGTTTATTTGACCAAATTTTAGAGGAAAGCGATCATGATGGATTTAATCATCAAGCAGATCGTACGCCAAACCCTAAGTATATGAGCATTCAAAATTTTATTAAGCCATTCATTTTTCTTGGTTTAATTGTCAATCTATCCCAGGCCCAGGAAAGAACCAATTACAAATTTGATTTTGGTACCGGAAAGGTTGCTAAAGGTTATACACCAGTTTTGTCAACTGATGTTTACAATAGAGAAAAGGGTTATGGTTTCGACTTTGATTCGAAAGTTGTGGGCGTAGATTATGGTGGGAAGAATCATCTAACTTCAGATCTGGTGAAAAGTGATAAACCTTTTTATTTTTCGGTAGCCGTTCCTGAAGGTAATTACAAAATAACAGTTACGCTAGGCGATCCGAAAGGCCCTGCATTAAGTACAATAAAAGCAGAATCGAGAAGGCTGATGCTCGAAAATGTGAAAACCACATCTGGCCAGTCGCTAATTAAAACTTTTATCGTAAATGTTAAAGATAAACATATTGCTGGTGGGCAATTGGTTTCGCTGAAGCCGCGCGAACTTACCAAACTCGATTGGGATGATAAACTGACTTTGGAATTTGACCATCAAACTGCATTACAGGCACTCGAAATTACGAAGGTTGAAGATCAGGTTACCATTTTCTTAGCCGGGAACTCGACTGTGGTGAACCAGGATGATGAACCCTGGGCATCGTGGGGGCAAATGATTCCCCGTTTTTTTAAACCTGGTGTTGCGATTGCCAATCACGCCGAATCTGGCTTAACACTGGGTTCTTTTTTAGGGAGCAAAAGATTAGCGAAGGTTTTAAGTGTGATGAAACCTGGCGATTACCTTTTTATTGAATTTGGACATAACGATCAAAAAGATAAAGGACCCAATGATGGCGCTTATAAATCGTATACCGAAAGGTTAAAAACTTTCATTTCGGAAGTGAAGAAAAAAGGAGGAATCCCTGTTGTGGTTACCTCAACCAGCAGAAGGTCTTTTGGCCCGGATGGAAAAATTGTAAACTCTCTTGGCGACTTTCCGGATGCTGCACGTAAGGTAGCTGCCGAAGAAAAAGTTGCTTTGATTGATCTGAATGCCATGACATCGACCTTGTTTAATGCATTAGGCGAAGAGCCATCGAAAAAAGCCTTTGTTCATTATCCTGCTAACAGTTATCCTGGTCAGGATAAAGCATTGGCCGATAACACACACTTTAATCCCTATGGTGCTTATGAAATTGCACAATGTATTATTCTGGGGATTAAAGAACAGCAATTGAGCATCGCTAAATATCTGGTTGATGATCTGCCTAAATTTGATCCGGCAAAACCAGATAACCCGGCAGATTGGCACTGGCCAGAGAGCCCCAAAAGTAGTGTAGTTAAGCCAGATGGGAATTAA